From Quercus lobata isolate SW786 chromosome 11, ValleyOak3.0 Primary Assembly, whole genome shotgun sequence:
GCTTTTGTGTTCTTTCCAAATAGTGCACATTATGCATAAAGGGATTGTAATCCAAATATCGCCGATGTGGTGACTAGCGAAGTGCCCCTTCCAATAGACCAACAAATCAACCACCCTATTAGACATAACCCACTGCACCCCAAATGAACATAACACTAGAGACCATAACTCTAGCAATATCACAATGTAGAAGTAAATGATGAACAGACTCCCCATCCTTTGTGCACATAAAACACCATTCCACAACAActgtatttctttttcttaagttATATGTTGTAAGAATTTCCCCTAAAGCAGCTgtccaagtgaagaaaaaaaagctactttagTAGGAACTTTGACACTCCAAATACTTCttcttttgataagtaagatAAGTCCATATTAAAAAATCTTCTCTTTtaataaaaggagaagaaagaccACCACCACAGAAAAGAACATATACCTCCAGCATAAAGCACTCTATAAAAGGACTTATCATCAAATAACCTAGTTTATTGAGCTTTTACTCATGAGTACTGTAGTCGTACTGTTCATGCAGAACTTTATCAGCCTAGGTGACCGTATCTTTTCAAAACATAACTGTACTATAACATGATGCTCACCAGAAATGCTTGGCAGCTTGCATGAGTCACTTGGCTAGGCACATATTGCCAGTGCCATACTATAAGTGCCTCACACTGAGCATCCATTGTAGGGGTGCTGAGACAAGGGGTTGGCTCACCTTTGATAGGGACCTATAAAAGAACTTGACCCTGACTGAGGCAAAATACACAGCCCATGGCTAGAACTTCAAAAATTACGAAACACTGActccttttttatatatatagataataagaCTTTTATTGAAAGAACTGAACATCGTGATCATTATGGTGTACACTCACTGACTCTTAAAACTAATGAACACTAAGTTAATCTAGCAGTTAACTAGtacaaaggaaaataaaaaaagacctCGTAATGAGTACAGTAGCCTAAGGGGATGCCCATGAGGCCCCACATCAAACTTGAAACATGAACCTAAGCTTCTTGTAGCCTGTGTCAGTTtattagcttttttattttatattttatttaagaattaagcTTTATCAGTGGAAGTTTATGACTAGCCAACCAAGTTTAATAGAGCCTTTCACTATGATCAATTGTACTCAAAACATTTAGAGCTTAACTATGAAATTCAGAGTTCTATGGCAGGTTCCTTAGTTTCTTCTTCtgctctattcttttttttttttttttgataagtaaaagatatattgataaaaaaggGGACACCCTAGTGcacagggagtgtacaagggaaaagaaatcaaatacaaaaactacaagagtctaggaaatcaaaaaaagaggggaaagaTTTATCttgcaaagcaaacaaccaatcccttaaagttctaaaaaagagaagcttgagGTCAGGAATAGATTTCTCAGtatcttcaaaacatctactattcctctccctccaaagacaccacaataagcaatgaGGAATGATGGACCAAATATAACCATTTCGATGACGACCAAAGCTGCCTTGCCAACACTATAACAGCCCCAGAACAGACTGCAGCATAACCCAAGAAACtccaaaaaggcccaaaaccaTAGACCACAGATCCAAAGCAAAAGGACAATGAAGAAATAGATGGTCAACCGATTCACCATTTCTCTTacacatgtagcaccaatccagaatccacaccttccttttacgtaaattatcaatcgtcaagcatttccctaaagcagcagtccaaacaaagaaagctactctagagggaatcttttgcttccaaatacttttccaaggaaacCCAATGGAAGCGGTGCCagctaaaattctataataacCACTAACCAAGAAACCCTTAACTTTGTTAGGAATCCAACACATTTCTGCTCTATTCTagtctccttttctttttccttccttcTATCTCTTTACCATCTATATGTCTAGTCTATTCTAATCTCTGTGCAACTGCCCTCTTTTTCTGTATTAAAAGAACCTACAAATCAAAACAGCTGTTACAAACCTAATCCACTCATCCCAATTACCACAGAATACAACCATCCCACCATCTTTCCTTCACAAGACAACTCCTATACTTTGAATTTACCTGCCTCCTGCTTTTTTTGGGTTATCAAGTCAGAACCCTGTGTTTGTGTACAAACATGACACTCAATGTCCAATTGTCAATGTCCATAGATCACAGGTTTTCCAGTGATTTCttgttaaattaaatataactgTTACAAACAAAGGCAGTATAAATTTGTTgctaaaagaaaacaaacttaCCATCTGAACCTCCAATGTGCTTTCCATTTATGAACACTTGTGGTACTGTGCGCCTCCCAACAATCTCACTTAAGGCATCCTGAATGATTGAGCCATCATCTACAAGATACAGAGTGAACATACTCAAACCATGCGCATACATAGGCACACACAATTACACAGTTTTCATTTAATGGGAGCAACTAATTTTCAACTTTGTTTATCAGAATACAAGTTTGAgcttctaccaaaaaaaaaaaaaaaatttgataggtAATAGAAGTTATATTGATAGGAAAGGTGCAATGTGTTTCCGATAGTAAACCCAGTGCATTGAAACAGATACAAGTAAATCAAAGAGAAGAACgaacagaaattaaaaaatcagaaaTGGAAATACAATGCATAAAACCCCAAATAAGTTTGAGCTTCTACATTATATTTGCAGTCAATAGAGCTGAGATGCTAATCCTAAAAACCAAAACTGGAACTTAATATGCAAGAATGAGCAATTCATACTAATATAACTTGAAAAGTTTGCTAGTCTATTCAATAACCTTTGCTAATTGCTACTAATTGTACGCCTTTGGTTCTACTTTACTTGTTACCAGCTTCTTATACACAAGATCCttcattattttcctttttctaccAACCATTTTGATCAGTAAGGTATTTGCACACATACCTCTCTCATCTAGTTCAACAACATGTGGGACTTGGTTTAAtgatttgaaaacattttttgcCTTTCTACAATACCTGCATTACCAAAAGGGGAAAAttagaaaaagtgaaaaaaaggaGATGAAATattcaactaaaaaataaatataaattatttagcTTGCACATGCAAGCAATATTGTTGAAATCCTTTATTGGCTTTAAATTCACTTTACTCACTGGCGGAAACATACACAAAATACGTATACATTCATCATACTATGTATACACAATATTTTAATCTCAAAATTACTGCATAAGTTATTTGTCTTAGGACAGAAGCTATTAAATAACATTTGAAGGAAATTTTACGTGCTTCTAGGTGTAAAGTAGAGAGAATCAATTCACTTTAGTTTTACAATTCAAAAGGCATGCATAGCAAGTCCATAGCATTTATGATTCTATTTGATATCCTTTGCAATTGTTTAGATGTTGGTAATTTAGAATCTGCTGAACtatctttaaaatattttgcagTTAATTGTGGTAAAAAGTTCATTCTTCAGTGCCTTTCATAACCCATAGAAAGGCCGAGAATTACATTTTAGAAGAGATAAAAATGAGACTAAAGAGAAcatttaccaaaaataatatatgatcCTTTATTGAACAGACCCTATCATGGACAAATCAAGATAATAATTTCTACGTAAAATTACATGGAGACCATGCTTCCTACTACCAATTATACAGGATTTGATCGAAAAGTGGATCTAATTGATCCTCATTGCCCCATGTTTCAAATTGGTACTCATCCTTTGCAAtgtttcattttagtccttattcTTTCAAGTTTGTGTCAAAAAGGTCCCCCTGATTAACTCTTGCTTTGATTTTCTCTATCTCCAAACTGACACAAAAGAAGCAAACAGAATATTTGAATAACCAATCTCTTCCCTCCTTGGATGCTATTAAAATCCCCGGGATTTCGCTGAACAATCTTAACTCAAAATCAAACCCTTTTTTTACATAATGTGGGTTTGTCAGCCTAAGAAATTGTTGCTtaattccttatttatttaattttaattcctAACCTATGGCTATAGCGTCTGCTCTatgataatttttcttaatcaccttgccaagacatcaatcagttttttgtgTACACAGGATCCAAACCTAGATCTTTTATTCGACAACAAGAGAATTTACCACTTAagttaactaaaacccacatTTTTAATTATGTATTCAACCTTATCTTTTAATCTTAGTTGAAATAAATCCTGGTTCTTCCACAGGATCCAAACCCAAATCTTTTATTTGAAACTAAGAAACTTTAGcagttgagctaattaaaaCCCACATTTTTAAATACGTTTTCAACCTATATCTTTTAATCTTAGTTGAAATAAATCCTGGTTCTTCCAGTGcattaaaatgaaaccaaaatgAATTGTATTGTAATAATAGCAAGagaatataataaaagtgaAAGACACATACGTACaatgaaatcaaatatatatatatgtaagatcTTGGAATTACAAAGAATAaattggaggagagagagagtaaaagagAGTACGGGCAATAGGACTTGGAAAAGATGGCGATCTTGTGGGAAGAAACGGTCTTCTTCACAAATTCAACAGCAGCAGCGTCAGctgatgatgacgatgatgatgacgatgaaACACACCAGAGAGATGCAGCTGTTGTTATTACTAAAATTGACAATATTGTGGTTCTCGCGGCCGCCATTGAAGTAAGCTCTCTGTGTGTCTCTGTCTATCTCTGTGTAGGATCGTATGTCTCTGTAAAAGTCTAAACACCTACTGAAATGAAATGAGTAACAAAGATGCTACGCAGTCTTATgcctaaaaaaatgaataaataaataaagttttttttttttttaattcatagtTTTTCATTCtcggtagttttttttttttttttgggtagttaTTAATTGGTAAATGCtaagtttataatatttttataatacatgTATAACAGGTTGTTACTTGCTATTACTATTactaatagacaaaaaaaagttattttaacaatgaattcaaataaaaaaactatacattatcatttaatatttattataaaaatatcgTGGACTTAGTGAATAGTATTTCtcttattaattaattgaatatGTTGGAAGTCTTggcttttttattcttttcgtttttttcattctttttttttacaatatttttataaataatagtttaatttttttagttaaggataaaatattattttgattcttAAACTTTGCCTAAAATTTATCTTTTGTCTCTAAATAAAGTTCTATTTTAGTCATAGTTTATAGACAAAATTAGAGACCTAAAAAGAACCTTTTTCAaagtttagggataaaaaaaaatttaaaaaaaaaaaatttaaagacacaaagtaaaacattttcaataatttagagaaaaaacaaaattttcaatagatcaaggacaaaaacaaattttttaaacttaaaagacaaaaaaaaaaaaaaaaaaaaaaaaaaaaaaaaacttttgataaaatttaaagaccAAAACAATATTTTGGCCTAATTATAGTGTTCTAAACTTTGGTCAAacttctttctccaaaaaaaaaaaaaaaaaactttggtcAAACTTACCATTCGACCTTTAGATACATTAAATGACTAATAGCCCGTTTGGTTCCACTTTTTGAGCTCAAAAAGGGCGTTTTCAAAAAAGCTTAACCAACTTGCGCGTTTGGTAAGCTCAAAACgcagttttttttataaaagttgcgttttgaacttttataaaaactgaagagaaaaCGCGGAAGATTTATGGACCCTCAGGGGTCCATAAATCAAAACGCGCATAGCACGTTTTGTATTATTACCGTTGCAATGTTAAAAATACTGAAATACCCATCACTTAGTTCTTCCTCTTCGTCTTCCTCTGCTTCTTCACCGGTCTATCCCCACactcaacaaaacccatttcaacctttCATATTCCGAACACagaatcaacaaaaccaaaccaaaaataactcaaaatcaacacaaaaacaacttaaaattaaCTCAAATCCCATcggaaaacccatcccaaacccaactcaaaatcaacccaaaatccatagaaaaaaaaaacccaaaatcccaaaatccttatgtttcaatcatcttcatcttcatcatcatcatcatcatcttcttcttctctggagtgtgaaaaaaaaaaaagaataaagaaggaaagacaaaataaggaaataaagaaaaatgacgAAAAAAGAGATGCAGAGATGCAGAgacttcatcatcatcatcatcatcatcttcatcttcttcatcatcatcttcttcatcatcatcattagcttcgaagtgtcaaaaaaaaaaaaaagagatgcagAGAACGTTGAGCCAGCTTGAGGAATGAGAGAGGGGTTTGAACAAAGTGGAACATTCTGGAGTGGTGTGGAGTGTAAAGTGGAAAGGAAAagtaaggaaataaaaaataaaaaaaaaataaaaaaaggtaggGGCACGTGTGTGGAGGAAGTGGCAGggaaagggaggaaaaaagaaaataaagaaaaaaaatgaagggtaTGTGtgtggatgagaaaaaaaagggaaaaaaaaagaagaaaatatggataaaaaaataaaataaaataagggaaacataaaataaagaataagaaattaaaattgagaaatattgctacaatatttttacaatattttcacaataaatcttaagtggtatgttattattagttaatattggtgagaaaaaaataatttgtttagaaattgaaaaaaataattataatagtacattcaaattaaaatcaatataaattatcacaatactttcagaataaatcttaagtggtaggttattattagttaatattggtgagaaaaaaaataatttcacaatattgatttaagtatgaaataaactctcttatatacattgtcctttttggtaatttatctttcaaactaccacttttataagtgttagccaaacactcagcttttttaaaaagcactttttaacagcttttaccaaacactcagctttttgaaaaagcactttttcattatgcactttttgaaaacttcactttttcattatgcactttttcaaaaagttgaaccaaactcaccctaaaacgtgagaaaaaaataatttgtttagaaattgaaaaaaataattataatagtacattcaaattaaaatcaatataaattatcacaatactttcacaataaatcttaagtggtaggttattattagttaatattggtgagaaaaaaaataatttcacaatattgatttaagtatgaaataaactctcttatatacattgtcctttttggtaatttatctttcaaactaccacttttataagtgttagccaaacactcagctttttaaaaatcactttttaacagcttttaccaaacactcagctttttgaaaaagcactttttcattatgcactttttgaaaacttcactttttcattatgcactttttcaaaaagttgaaccaaactcaccctaaaaCAACTAGCCGATGTCTCCCAGGGAACACCCTTGCTATCAAAATGACTAGTGTTTTATTTAAAGGAACAAACCAAtgaatagtttttttaaaaatggccTTTAGACTTCATTATTGTGTGGGGTGTGGTATCTCTCTTCTCATAGATTTTACAaagtttgcaaaattttcaagctGCACCTACACTTTGGGTAAAAaccttttctgtttttttttttttttaattaacatagGTAGATAATGGGGAGGGGGAAGGGAATTCGAACCTCAAACATTGGGTAAAAGCATGACAACTTAAAATTAAACATGAGTTTGAATAAGCTAAACATAAGCTTTATTGagtttttagagattttggagagagaaaaaaaatcattttttttttaagtttgagaataaatattttggatataaatttTCTTACAAGTTTCACAAAATATCCTTTTGCATGTTAAGATTTATACTATGTTTGgttgagaataaaaataagataatggAAAAGGGGGAAGGAAAAGGGAGAGAAATTTGATATTCCATTGTTTGGATTAAGTGAAAAGGGagagaagaaaatttgatattccATTATTTGTTAGATTTTCCACCGGCCCCACCATTTTTGTCTCTCTCCAAATTGGggataaaatattaaaaaatacgATGACTATTCTTGAACCAAATCTTCacaattttcacaaatattctttttagatcttgatttatattttttattttatttataaattaaaaaaaaaaaaaaaaaaaaaaaaaaaatgaaagtgatGATGTAGGTAACAACTGCATAATGGAGTTAATCTCAAGTGGATAAAGTGACAAATTTTAAACATGTGGGCAAAGTGAATTCAATTCTAACCTCCAGGAGATAATCTGTAATTAtccatatatatgtgtgtgtgtatgatgtcactaaaaaatgaaaaacttaaTTGTAATGACCTAAGGAAAAGTATTAACTACATTTGTGCTAcacctatttttttattagaatactaaatattttaacacataCACATACTAGCTTAGTAACAATTAAGGCTAATTATAAAGTCAAGATcaacttagagcattcacattagttcGTGCAAAattgtttatctattttagtataagaacctattttttttattttacacaaccACTTTCTAAAATCACCCATATCagactatttattttaaaaatttatttcaatataatattcattttattacTTCTTTCAACTTCTCTCTCCTCCTCTTTCACAACCACAGCTACTACCATCACTACAACCACCACAAGACATACACTTaccacagcca
This genomic window contains:
- the LOC115966217 gene encoding glutaredoxin-C4 — protein: MAAARTTILSILVITTAASLWCVSSSSSSSSSADAAAVEFVKKTVSSHKIAIFSKSYCPYCRKAKNVFKSLNQVPHVVELDERDDGSIIQDALSEIVGRRTVPQVFINGKHIGGSDDTVEAYESGELAKLLGIEVEGKDDL